gacggcacttcactgccagatgttcgaggtgtggagagctggAGTTGGACAgaactgccacgtctgaacaccacgcagagttgaccatgaggcagacgccccctcctctccctttcccagatgccagggtacggtccatgcggtggatggagaacccttcaggctggaccgctgagtctggggagctgggggtgagccatgtctctgaaacagagcacagagcattccctcagctccctttgataaagcagtcttgcccttaagtcctccactttgttttcaagggactgtacattagccaataggatagtagggagagggggccgaaggcccctgcgcttcattctgacctgaagtcctgcccgacggccacgtttccggacacaatggaggcttcccctttgtttccaggtactgtacttgctgtacctgctgtttctgcggacctgcgctgaaacggggattccctcacagacggcagctccagctccgtaacgaacgggttccctcaaagtcggcagctccagctccgttgttcctggaagatccagcccgtcggctctgggggtcatcccggggtttcaaggtacagtacctgtgatccacagtcgggtcgggagttccacagccagcgtggaaaaatttaaagtccggggttcccgcagcgggagatcgcgaaattgcgagagccttgaggtgctccagcagcttgtccgaaacggcaccgatttctgctgtttttctgatccaggtaagttgttggaagttgtagttgagccttttcttttccggagctccgcaaaagtcgccgcaggcaggcgccatcttgcttTGTTGTGATAATTTGTGTAAAATCAAGTCAATTTGCCAACATTCTTTGTAGGCAATAATCACTTCAGATAAAATGTAATGGGGCAAATGTTGACCTGAACTTtacacattttttaaaaaatggaTTAAAGGATTAGAGTGGGAAATCCATGGAATAACATATCATTGAATTGGGCTAATTCAATGATAGGGTGTTTCATAGATTCTTAAAGTTAAGGTGTTGAGCATGATCTAATTCCTCAATGACAATACAAAACTTTTATTTTCTGTAGGATCCAATATCGTGTACAGATTTACGCTGTGCCTTCCAGCAGAATCTTGTATACTGGCTTCATCCTTCGCTGCCATGGCTATCACTGTTCCCTCGTATAGGTGCAGAACGGAAAATGGCTGGCAAAAATAATCCATGGGCACAAGATGAAGAGCTCCAACAAGTGCTAATGGGTGAATGGTATATTCCTTATTTTTTGTTTTCACCTTTTTACAAAAAACTTAGTTGATCAAGGATTAAGATGCAAATGATAGAAATTTTCCCATCAATTTGGTAAAATATGAATTGCTTTTATTGCACTTCATATGCAAGACAATACTTTCATTATTTGCCCAGTTTTCCATTTTTAAAAGGCACAATCTTTTAGAAATTACATTTCAATGCTGAATGATATTATCTTCAGTACTGAAGAGGTACACTGTTTTTGTGAGTTTTTAAACATGATTGTGTTTGTGGAAACCATGACTCAGGATAAAAAATTCTATCTTGGTCAACATCATTCTTTCCAcattaacaaaataaaatgttatcTTGATCTTTTGATTATTTGCTACCTGTAAGATTTGTCCAAATTAACAGCACTGTTTAGGTAATGCCATTGTAAGCTTGTGCTTGACTGTCTTTTGAAGTAATGCTATATGAATCCAACTCCTAGAAAATTTGAACTCTGCTTTAGTGTTTTCAGCAAACGCTAAGATGTTCACACAATGTAACAATGCAGCTCGCTTCAaatgattattttttttgttgattCTTTTCCAGGTCACTCAGTTTTAGTTCTCTGTATAATTTATTGCGAGCCAAACTTTGCCCTTATTTCTACTTCTGCACATATCAATTCACTGTGCTGTTCCGGGCAGCTGGAATAGCAGGAAGTGATGTCCCTACAGCTGTTATTTCCCCAACGACAAGGGGTCTTCGAGAAGCCATGAAAGATGAAGGTAAATTATTTcatacattttttaatttaatattgcCATCATGAGGATGGTTGTCAGAAGCAGGGAATTTGTAGTAATACAGATTTGACCTACTGCTTGCAAAAAAAGAATCAAAAATGTTTTGCATCGGGATGTATTAGGTGATTTTTAACAGACCCAATATTACTTTATGTTGCTTCTGTCTGCCAGTCCTTGTACAACTTGATCCTAAGTCTATTTTCTTATTGATTCAGTTATTCTATCATAATGCAGAACGTATAACCTGTCTGAATAAAAATGTTGGCATTTTCATTAGATTCCTGTTTTTGGTGGTATCCTTGTGGTAATGataattttatctttgtacagGGATTACATTTTCCATGCCCTTACTGGAAGATGGTAGAAATGGAGAGACCAAAAAAAGTGAGACTACAGATGTGGGCACGCACATTCCAAATGTTGAAGCACAGGAGAAAAACTCAGATGTTCAGAAGTAAGTCTGCTTTATGAGAAGAATACTATGTGGATATTTTGGGGAAAGTGGGTTTTGTGAAACCAGGAGAACTTAATGCTTCCTTTCAAATAAAGCCatgggattttttttaattattaaaggGCACCCATGGCATGGATGCTCTTGACATTAACATGGGATCAAAAGGGTATTAATTAGGTGCAGAAAAAGGCATTTTTGAGGCAAAAATTCTGAGTTATTACTCAGTCCCTTAGTTTATTTTTGCATGCAAATTATTAGAACTTTAATATGCCTTTATAATTGCTTCAGTCGAAACATTTACGTTAACTAACTAATTTAACAAAATGGCTAGAGAAAATGGATCTGCAGAGGctcaaaaaaaaaagaacaattgCAAATAGGGAGTCCAGCCATATGAATGCAGATGCATAAAAAACCTTATTAACACcaatatttgtatttattttcatCGTAAATGAAAACCGAAAAACAGTTTAATTCTATGAAAGTAATCTTATTTATAATTCCATATATTTTACCATCATGAATGGTTAACAGAAAACAAACCATTTTTTAACATAGAGAACATGCTGGCAGTAGTGAAGAGGATGACGACGATGATGATGATGGGGCCTCCTGGCTGAAATATATGGGTGTACAGGACAACGTTCGAAAACTTAACTCTATGTCCATTAAACTGTATCCTTTTAAAACCAGTTTTATGATGAATGAAGAAGTAACAGATTCAGGTTAAGCGATTGAATGATGGCATAGCTATTTCGTTTTCATTTTTGTTAGTTCCTTCTGAATTGTTAGCTAAATGTCCATCGTGTTATTGTAGCAATTACGTCGTCTGCCCTAAATGAACACTTTGGTTTCTAAAGAGGTAGCAGGGAAAGGTTTGTGACTTAATTTTCCATGTGTTATATTTATAGGAGAAAAGTGCATTACTGCTTTAGAGTAATGCTGACACCCACTTTAATTGCATTGCTATTTTCACATCCTTGATTTTTATTAGGCAGTTTAGGCTAGTGACCTTCTATGTATAAATGAGATCTATTCTAGAGGAGAAAAAAGGTTAACTTTGTGTTAGCAGATACATCAAATACTACCGAAAAGGCTGAGTGTTTATTTCAGACATAGTCATTTATTTTAGTGCAGATTAGTTTGTGCACTAGTAATGGCCTACAGAATTTCATTATACAAATAGTTGGATCCCTGATAAGTACACAAACAGCAATGTTGCAGGGGAATGTTGAGTTGTGAATTATCTAAGAGTTGGGTCCATAACATTTAAGATGGGATTGTCATGCACTATGTTATAGTATTGGTGTACAAAAATTCACTTAATTTCCAGTGTTTTGAATAGGCAACAGATGGCCATAGGAGAGTGGCATAGGTAAATATTTGGAAATGTACCATCCTCCTCCATCTCATATAACCtcaaaagtagttgaggcaggaactatctaaacagttaagaaacaattagacaggtacatggatagaactggtttggagggatatggaccaaacgtgggcaggtgagactagtgtagctgggatatgtgggcctgtgtgagcaagttgggccgaagggcctgtttccacactgaatcactctaaATTTTCTAACTAATGCCATGGAGGAGGGAATATTAACGCCCAAAGGAAGGATGTAAAACGGATTTATATCTGGAGGGTGAAAACTGAAGAGACTGTCAGGATgcctagataataataataataataataatacattttatttatgggcgcctttcaagagtctcaaggtcaccttacaaaaatttagcaagtagaggaaaaacatgtaagcggaatgaaataaatagtagagacatgactagtacacaaattaaagacagaattcagttcaaaacacaatatgaggcaattcaagcacagatgaaaagggagatcAAAGAAGAATTGAGGAAATGGACCAGAAACGGGAGAGGTGGCAGGGGTAGAGGGATAGTGATAGTCCTTTTATATAAATTTGCATTGTGCCAATGCACTCTGCCTTTACTATATGAATATCTCTCAATATTGAAAGGAATGTTAATGTAACTTACAGATTGTACTTTTGCCACAAAAAAAAAGCATAATGTACAGGTGTCAAATGAAATACGATATGGAAAGGTTTTAAGTGCTAAAAATTATTAGTTATAAATTTAATTGTAGTTATTTGTAGAGATTTGTTGAAAGATACTACAGATAATTTGAAATGGGTTTTCCTTCATGCTAAAATCCAGTCGTAAGGAACACAACCTTGTGCAAATGGACCATAAGCCTGAATCAGCTGTGCTAGTGAAAGGCCTGCACACATTTACTTTGCTGAACTTCCTTATGAACAATAAGAGCATAGTAGCTGTAGCTGGACCACAAGCAGGACTCCCACCTACACTTTTGGCACCTGTTGCATTCAGAGGAGCCTCGATGCAGACGTTAAAGGTGAGGTTTAATGTACTAAAATGTATTTTTCTAAAACCACAGGAAACTATGTATGTTATGAAATATGTTGTAAAGCTTGCTTTCTATTTGGCCAATTTAGATTTACTTTTTAGCTTGTTTATTTATCACACTTTATGTCCCGTGTTATAATCGGTTTGCCTGTAGTTGTCcaagaaaacatttttttgtttatcTTCAGAACTTTACCTGTCTATTATCAAATTATTAATCAAAATGGACTCCTTTGGCATTCTTAAATCTGCTACCTGTCATTGCCTCGAATGTAAAATGACCCATTATTATTCTTTTGGTTTCTGTATTTTTTATCTCGTTACCCATCTTGTGTGGGGCCTATGTAAAAATGACTCTGGAATTTCTATGTAGTATCTTGTGATTTCCTTAATTTCAATTAAATTAGCCTTGCAGGACCTGCTGGTTTAATGATATTTTGCTTAATCAAGTTTGTCTCAATCGATGCCTTGTGAAAATGTAATAACTATGCCACGAAACAGGTAGATAATTTAGTTTGAGAAAATAGTGAAAACAAATATAACCAATAACAATGTTAAAATAAAAAGACTAGCAAATGTGCAGAGTCCATATTGCCAGTTGCATGAGAAATTATTATAGGAAATGTTATGTCAAAGAAAGATAACTTGTTAAACCACACAGTAGAAGACACAATATAGTACAAATTAATATGAATCAGATCTTGTGATagtaaatataaaattatataattaGAGGAAATACAGGAAATTAAGAGAATAAAAGTTTGACAAGTCCCCCTGTCATACCCTGCATCATAAGTCGGCTGCAGTCAAACCCTCTGCAACCCAGAGGATTCTAGTTATTGTATTTAACACTGCAACTTGAAGGAAGAGTGGACAAAATAGGAAAATGTGCAATTAGTTTGTCATCTGGTTAGATTGCTAGGAAGAACTATCACGCCCCACAAAAACTTTTATTTTAATTGGAAAAATCTAGGCAGCTCATACCAGTGTATGTTATACCTTCCTCCTTGGAGCTCAATTTACCACAAAACCAAATGATTTCCATGCTTGGAGATATTGCATCTTTTTTAAAATATGTAACTTGAATATATTGGATCCGCTGCTGATTCTGGGATGCAGAAACTAGATTTagtaccaggccctttggcccaccaagtccatgctgaccagcgatcacccatacactagttctacacacctacatactagggaccatttacggaagccaattaacctacaaacctacacgtctttggaatatgggaggaaaccggagcacccagagaaaacccacgtgatcacaaggagaatgtataaactctgtacagacagcacccgtaatcaggctcAAGCCTGGGAatcgggctgtaaggcagcacctctacccctgcgtcactgtgctgccgtgCCAGTGGTAGATATGCAAGTAAAGCCAGCAACTACAAAGTCATTGTATATATTGTACTTTATTACATGGGTTTACAATAGTGAGGCAGCCTTGCTGAGGTTGCATAGGGATTTGAGATTATGCAAATAATCTGAAAGTATTGGATGAAAAGTACAATGGATAAAGCTTTCCCCTTTTGCTTTATCCCAGCTTTACAATTTACACTAAAACCAATGGAATCTTGTATCCTGTGCCATGTGTAATCTGGCACCAGGGcagttatagtcatagtcatgtagcctctcgacccaacttgcccatgctgaccaagatgcctcatctacactagttgcagctgcccacatttggctcgtatccctctaaacctttcctatccgtgtacctgtccaaatgtcttttaaatatcccCACAAGTTTCCTCATGTTATTGGAGAGTCCGGTGGCAGAATGAGCTGACATATAGAATGTTGAATCTGCTAGCAAGTCTGGGGCTTGTACATTTGGAACGACATGTCTGAACCTCTGTTTCAGTGGCTGAACCTTCATGGTTCCATTCAGAATTTGTGGCAATATGCAATGAGAGGCGGTCTGTTGTATTTTCTTTGGAGATTGTGTAATTCAATTCGGGGTGAGGAAAAAATTTATATTAAGAATAAAATGCAGAAAATGCCAGTTCAAGCCAAACCTATGGAGATGGAAATATTTAATGGTTCCATTTGATGACTTTTCTGAAGGGTCAGCAATGTGAAATATCACATTTTTCTCTCCAGTTACTGCTGGACCTACCAGGCATGTAGCGGTTTTCTTTCATCAGATTACCAGTAAATGTAATATTTTGCCTTCATGGAGTTTTGTACACGAGTAATCATTTGCATCATTTATTCAGGCAAGAAGTATTAACATAAAGGCACATCATCCCTCTGGGATGAAGGAATCTCACAGCCTTGAGATCACTGGTCCTATCATGCCTCACACCATCCACAGCCTGACACTGATGCTGAAATCGGCTCAGAAAGGAAACTTTGCAGCCAACTTTCACACGCATGAACCAACATCAGTGTTTAACATACCCCTCAAACTGGAACATCAGGAAGATAAGGTAAAGTAGGACAAATTTATACCATCAAAATTTAAGTTTTTCTGAGTGGATGGGTTTCTGAAGTCTGAATGCAAACAGTATTTGGGGGGAAAGATGTATTGTTGTAACATTGCACAGGATATGAGAACAGTTAATGAGCAAAGCTGGTATTCTGGCTTGTCATTAAATTCCAGGTTGAAGTCCCACCCTGTGACAAAACTAAATCTGAATATCTACGATAAAATAAAATTATGACATTTATCACTGGAATAATTGACATATTACATTCCTGGAGATCCCAATTCTTTAAACGAGATGCTAAGCTAATATTTTTTCCCTCAGCTGCGGATGAAAGAGCTAACATTTTGTAACACACAATAGTTCTCGGCAGTGTTAGGCTCAATGCTTGTGTTTTATTTCAACGCATATAATTGAAAGagtttgtgttcaagaaggaactgcagatgctggaagatcgaaggtacacaaaaatgctgtagaaactcagcgggtgcagcagcatctatggagcgaaggaaataggcgacgtttcgggccgaaacccttcttcaaaccctaaTTGAAAGAGTTTTTCTGGTAGTATCATATTCTAtgattggggaggagggggagcatgAAATCTTCCCTATACTGCAATGGTCAAAAGTTCCAAATATACTGGAAAGCATGATGTCCTGAAGTCCAGAGTATAATTAATAGAACGGAGTCAAATTTAGCCAATACTTTTAATGAGGAGAGAAAACTGAATATTGAGAAAAGCTAAGGGAGgaactccattgccagagtgaagccacatgcaaacagtggagaggatgtttccactagtgggagattctaggactcgaggtcatagcctcagaattaaaggacattcttttggggaggagatgaggaatttctttattcagatggtggtgaatgtgtggaattctttaccacagacggctgtggaggccaggttggtggatatatttaaggcagagatagatagattcttgattaggatgcGTGttggaggtaatggggagaaagcagaagaattgGGTTAGGGGGGGGATAGATTAGctgttggcctaattctgctcctatcacatgatcttatgaacagcacctcgtattctgtttgggtagattacaacctagtggtatgaacatcgaattctctcaTTTTTGGTAACTGACCTAGAGGTAGCAGGGTGAAGGCCACGGTCGCCTACAGAATTAACAAACATATCGGGAGCAACATTGATTAACAAGCCTAATTTCTACCCTTCACTCGCACCTTTGGCCTTTATCCAATCTGTCCATCAAAACCTCCACTCACCTGTATTTATCTacatcaccaggctttgtcctcccctctcttccagctattccacccccccccccccacccaatatcacaatcggtctgaagaaaggtcctgacccaacacatccatgttctccggaaccGGACCTGCTGAGCAGCATTGGCTACTCGCCAATCTTCAAGGACCTCATCCGTGGCTGCAGAGGATAAAAAGATTGAGGCCTCAGTAATCTCCCTTCTTGCATCTCTATAATCTGGGATAGACACTGGGGCCCAATGGATTTATTTCCCATCAAGAGACACAACACCACTACCACTTGATTCAAAATGCCCGGTTGGTATACCCCAGATCTCACCTCTTCCATGTGCTTCGTGAATACCCATGCAAAGGACTAGTTTGGTGCCTCGTCTGCATTTGACTCCTAGCATAAATTTCCTCCTTTATCTTTGATTGGTCCCATCTCTCCCTAGTTACCCtcgtttttaatttgtgtataaAAAGCATTGGAAATGTTTTAAATCCAATTAGCCAGTGACATTTTATGACCcttctaatttcctgcttgagttCTGCCTACTTTCTTTGTTTCCAATGGCCCGGTCTGGCTTCATCTTGGTGATAGTAATGCTGTTGAATGTCACGGTGGGTGTTTACTCTTATTGGAGATGGTCATTGGCTGCCACGTTTACACAAAGTGGCACTtccgaccgacatccactataaacccactgactcccatggctatctagactatacttcttcccaccctgcttcctataaggactccatcccctactcccaattccacctTCTAcgtcgcatctgctcccaggatgaggtgttccacaccagggaatcggaaatgtcctaattcttcaggtaactggttcccctcccctactatagatgaggctctcaccagggtctcttcaataccccgcaacactgctctctctcttcccccccccccccccattcagaacaagggcagagtccccctggtcctcaccttccaccccactagccttcacatacaacaaatagcccTCCATCAttgtcgccacctccaacgtgacccccatcactcgccacatcttccgtctcccccccccccccccccgtctgctttccgcaaagaccgctccctccgtaactccctggtcaattcttcccttcccacccacaccaccccctccccgggcactttcccttgcaaccgcaggagttgctacacttgtcgctttacttcccccctcgactccattcaaggacccaagcagttgttccaggtgcgacagaggttcacctgcacttcctccaacctcatctattgcatccgctgctctagatgtcagctgatctgcatcggtgagaccaagcgtgggcttggcgatcgtttcgctgagctcggtccgcattaaccaacctgttctccctgtggctcagcacttcaactccccctcccattccgaatccgacctttctgtcctgggcctcctccatggccagagtgagcaccaccggaaattggaggagcagcacctcctccgcttgggcagtctgcaccccagcgacttgaacattgacttctccaatttccggtcgcccttgctgtctcctcagctctccctcagccctctggctcctcctcttcatttcttcttcctctccaccctacatcagtctgaagaagggtttcggcccgaaacgttgcctatttccttcgctccatagatgctgcctcgcccgctgagtttctccagcacttgtctaccttcgattttccagcatctgcagttccttcttgaacactttggcaCAAATGCTCCTTTCCACAAATAAGCCCAGGCCTGAATGTTATCTGTGTCATACTGCGTGTGGCACGGGCTGCTCTTTGCTGAGGAAATGGGAATGAAGTTGAACATGGTACAATCATCAACCTATATATCCCAGGTTATAAGAGGGACAGAGCATCAGCAGTTGGCATTTATAAAACATCCTTGTATAAAGTTGCCATATGCATTTCACGGAACTCGTTGGAGCTTTGTAGTTATAATTAACAGAACCACATACAGTGTCCCAGCTGTGAAATGTTCCCTGGACTGAATCACGAAGAAACATACACAACTGTAAGCAGGTGGAGGAAGATACTACATCTAATGTTTTCATTTTGGTGTAATTCACATGCTGAACATTCAAATTCCTTTTCATTTAAAACAGGATCACTCTTCAGGTGAGCTGTCTAATTATGGTCTACACCCAGAAACACTGACTCAACTAATGCAACAGCCAACCATTGGAAAATCCTCCATAAAGCATATAGAAATGGACAACTATAAATATACATGGAAGTTGTGATTGCTGAAATTCAGTAGATGCTATGATTTACTTTTAAAAAGTTTTAAGTATTCACATATTGTAGATGTTGAATGAAATGCAACTGAATTCTGGGGAAAACTAGATAGTTTTTTTAACAATGAACATTAATTAAAGTAATTAGAGGCCAAATAACATTAGACATTAAGTGACTAAATACCCATGCTTTTAAGTTAATATTCTACATTAGTATTACCAATATTATTTGAAATTGGGTTTATTTTAAATGCATATGATAAATGCATTTCATATTTTAATCATGTGAAGATGAGTCGGTAGGAGCTACTTGAAAAATCCATTTAATCATTTTGTCTAAAGGAATTATTTTGTCTGCTGacccactctatgatctttgctcttgaaagacacagaccgggcagtgaatgccatgcaatgtcacccagcgcagcaagtgaggccatgtcctgctcctggcggcagtcggaatttaagggtttgcaggaagcggctgacatgagcgaggccagcgagcggcaggagagaggtgttcagcagagagcactgccagaggagagtgggccggcagaaggcgctgaggtggttgccggttccgctgtccggtcccggtggctacttccctccccggccacaatgcggtggctctgcaCCCAGAGCgccacggcagcggtgagtgagttgctggcatgatccccaacccCCTTCTTCTCAATGCTCCAGCCCGTGCTGACGCGGGCCAGACTCTCcatatgctgtgaaaggaactcttccccctgCCCCAGCGGCGCTGTACTTTTACAACCGCtttccatcagctgccagcaatgagggatagacttggctatccctcagtacaacatcattcttgatgttgctgtactgagggatagccaagtctatctttcttggctaacaacctaacctttggcCTCCAAGTTGCAGGTAAATTTTCGCACCTTATTTTTGGGTGAAAAATAGCGTCTTCGTTGCTGAGAAATATGGTAGTTCTGTACCCACATCTACCTGCTACTGTGCATTCTGCCATCTATTTGC
The Amblyraja radiata isolate CabotCenter1 chromosome 14, sAmbRad1.1.pri, whole genome shotgun sequence DNA segment above includes these coding regions:
- the donson gene encoding protein downstream neighbor of Son, with amino-acid sequence MSAEQVAGYSPSFRKPSEVLRLRRKRARSAAGQLPSGGFSLPEQPTIATVSPADKDEHGGPRQRPQQQQQQQQRKKCRRNPFADVANTRGLSAESSSPAAEEKPQSEGDPQVSSKGGEDSIWEGKFISHELPFPVPVKNLQYSGALPEFTSLPADFPADWSVKTWVLFTSPRPFTWTGQLKASEEAKGLIQHCRSSVVDFPLYIEDPISCTDLRCAFQQNLVYWLHPSLPWLSLFPRIGAERKMAGKNNPWAQDEELQQVLMGEWSLSFSSLYNLLRAKLCPYFYFCTYQFTVLFRAAGIAGSDVPTAVISPTTRGLREAMKDEGITFSMPLLEDGRNGETKKSETTDVGTHIPNVEAQEKNSDVQKEHAGSSEEDDDDDDDGASWLKYMGVQDNVRKLNSMSIKLRKEHNLVQMDHKPESAVLVKGLHTFTLLNFLMNNKSIVAVAGPQAGLPPTLLAPVAFRGASMQTLKARSINIKAHHPSGMKESHSLEITGPIMPHTIHSLTLMLKSAQKGNFAANFHTHEPTSVFNIPLKLEHQEDKDHSSGELSNYGLHPETLTQLMQQPTIGKSSIKHIEMDNYKYTWKL